AAGATCCTTAGCGGATCAGATCATATTAAATCCATATTCGCGGGTCAAGATTTATTTAGCTTGGGATCGTATCATGAAGCTAGCATATAGCCTATAGGGGCTTACTTGAAATCCTAAACTATAATATTTTTGATTGATGATAAACATTAACATATCAAGGAATGATATGGTCTTATTTACACTTGCTAATATAAACATTGCCAGTTTGCCACCTTCTACCTTAATACCTTGATTATAACTTATTTAGGTAAATCTTATTTTCCTTAAATAAGTATTTATTTGAGAAAGAAACAATATGGTAAATTGTACCTTAAAAATGGACAAGATTATAATCATGAAAAGTTAGCATTGCATTAGTTTCCATGCACTAATCTTCAGTTCTGCACCTTGCCATCTATAAAAAAAGCTTCCTCTAACTAGCATTAGTTCATTGGTATATATACATTGGTTCTCTGCAAAATTGTAAAACCTTTTACAGAGGGCTTAAATAACAAAGAAGGCTAGCATTCGTGTAATGGACACTACAACAAAGAAAACTAGTGTGTTTTTGTTTCCATGGCTTGCCTACGGACACATATCTCCCTTCCTAGAACTTGGATATCAACTTGCCAAGCACAATTTCATGGTTTATCTGTGCTCCACTCCTGCCAATCTTACGTCGACTCGAAAAAAGATTGGTGAAGGATCTTCAATTCAACTGGTGGACCTTCATCTTGAAGAGTTGCCAAATCTTCCTTCCAAGTACCATACTACCAATGGCCTGCCTCCGCATCTGATGGACACTTTAAAAAGTGCTTTTGACAGTGCGGAACTGAACTTCTCGAAAATTCTCCAAACTTATAAACCAGActtattgatttatgattttatgaGGCCTTGGCCAGCAGAGGCTGCTTCTCGACTTAACATGCCCGCTGTACAATTCATAGCCACCAGTTCTGCGATGACTTCGTACATGCTGCATGTTTATAAGAGTCCAGGTTCTGATTTCCCCTTCTCGGAGATTTATTACCATGATTATGAGAGAATTCATGAAGAGAAGCTAAAGATAAAGTCTGTTGAGAATGATCTGGTGATGAAAAGCATTGAAAGATCAACTGATATAATTTTGATCAAGGGCTTTAAAGAGATTGATGGAAAATATAGCGATTATCTCTCTGAAATTGCTGGAAAGACAGTAGTACAAGTTGGTCCCCTGGTTCAGCTTCCTACGCGTAAAGATGAGAATTCTGAGATCATCCAGTGGCTTAACAAGAAGGCACAAGGTTCAACAATATTTGTGTCCTTTGGAAGTGAGTATTTTCTGTCCAAGGAAGATTTTGAGGAAATTGCGCATGGACTTATGTTGGCTGATGTGAATTTCATATGGGTTGTTAGGTTTCCGGTGGGAGAGAAAATTAGGCTTGAAGAGGAGCTTCCTTCAGGGTTTTGGGAGAAAGTTGGAGATAGGGGAAAGGTTGTGGAGGGATGGGCGCCACAGTCCAAGATTTTAGAGCACTCGAGCATAGGAGGATTTGTTAGCCACTGCGGATGGAATTCTGTCAATGAAAGCATGTACTTCGGGGTGCCAATCATTGCCTTGCCCATGCATCTGGATCAGCCTGTGAATGCCAAGCTGGTGGAGGAGATTGGTACCGGTGTTGAGGTCGTGAGAAACACAAAGGGAAGGCCCGAGAGAGAAGAGATATTGGCTGACATCGGTGTTGAGGTCGTGAGGAACACAAAGGGAAAGCTTGAGAGAGAAGAGATAGTGGCTGGCATTGGTGATGAGGTCATGAGAAACACAAAGGGAAAGCTCGAGAGAGAAGAGATAGCGGCTGTGATCAACCATGTGGTTGTTAAGAAAGATGGAGAACCTGTGAGGAAGAAAGCTAAAGAGCTGAAGGATACCATAAAGATGAAAGGAGACAAAGAGATCGTTGAGATGGTGAAGGCATTAAAGCAAATTCTTCAAGACAAGAGTGGCCTTTTTTAGGACGTAATATATCTCAACCTTAACTTTAATTTCATGGATATGTGTTTGAAGTCCTTTTAATTACTGTTTTTTTGCTACAATAGCTCAAGGGTTTTGGTTTACTGACAATTGGTTTATATAATTAATTTGGTTTATTATAGTTGCGATAAATAACATTGTTAGCGATTCCAATCAAGATACAGTTTTCAGTTCTGTATGAGCTACATGTTACTTTTATGTTCCGTTTAGACTCTAATATTATTAGCGATTCCAATCAAGATACAGTTTTCAGTTCTGTATGAGCTACATGTTACTTTTATGTTCCGTTTAGACTCTAATATTATTAGCGATTCCAATCAAGATACAGTTTTCAATTTTGTATGAGCTACATGTTACTTTTATGTTCCGTTTAGACTCTAATATTGTTAGCGATTCCAATCAAGATAGAGTTTTCAATTCTGTATGAGCTACATGTTACCTTTATGTTCCTTTTAGACTCTCGTATGCTGCTGCACAGTTTTACGCGTAGCACATATAATCATTTGTCTGACAGAGAATCTTGAGATCTAGTTATACCTCATCTCCGAAGTGGAGATTGCAGGTAGCAAGAGCGAGAAAGAAATCATCTTGTTTTATTTGTTCTTGCTAAAGTTGCTAGAAAGTATGTTTATGTGGTAATTTGCTTGTAAAAATCTTCATTCTTTGGCATTATTAGTAGCTTTCAGAAGAATCTTAACTTCTTTGGGATACATTTTATTAGCTCTGGAGTTCAGATAATCAACAAGCAACTTACGGTGAATCTCAAACTGTGAAATTTGATGCCTCCTTGCTTAGTTGTTGCTTTAACTCAATTTTTTTGTGACTATTCGAATATTACATCAAGAGGAGTTCATTCATGTTTTAAATTTTTAACCTGTGACTTTGTGACAGATTGCAAGTCTAAAGTAGTTCAaattctgttttaaatttacaAATTATAGATACATAGTATATTTTGATGGGaaaattgttaattttaaaatatgttcCGTAATTATAAAAATACCTTAAAACCGTAATGATATTCTTTAATATTGTATTTTTTAATATTACTTTACAACCCGTGCAACACACAGATCTTCATTAATCATTAATAAGTATATTTATacataataatataaatatttgttattgcCGGGATTCGAACCTGAATATTGGGTaatgtataaataataatataaatatttgttgttggtgcAGTTTGAACACCAAAAAAATATACCAAGTTCTACCAGAatggttattatagtatagtaatTAAGTATATAGGCCTTTCTTGAAGAGAGCACTCTCTTATATAGAGAACCGTAAAGAATCCTTCATGCTAGAATTTCATCAAATTTGTTGCTAatgtagaataataattatatttaaatataataaagcgttttatttgaaaaaaaagtaattttaaatttgattctactATAAAATGAGTTTGGATAAATGTGAGTTTACTCTGATTCTACTACAGAAtcactttaaactattttatcaaatttaaataattttttaaataaaaaaaagtgCGCAACTTCATTTTTTAATTTGGTAATTAAATTTTataactatatatgatgaaaaataaaataaattatatatttatattattttaataaggGTTTTCTAAGGACCTGTATATAAGAGAGCCCTATATGCTACCCTAGATATCATCAATCTCAATTGAGCTCATAATGTGACTTTCAATATTTATTCGATTTTATAAAACTgtttttatggtaattttattGTAACcaaaataagaaaaagaaaatcTTATTCTTCTAGGAATAGGGTTTATGAGCGTGTGATCTACTTTTTTGTGTTATATAAACACATATTCCCTGAAAAATCAAAATTTAGGTTTTGAGTAAAGCATGCTTCTTCTCAAGGCAGACATGGATATTGCTGTTAACAAAATTCTAGAGTCAGACGAAAAAGATTTGGCTATATTAACCTACCTTGGAAGAAAAGTTTTTCGAAAAACTCCTGACAATAAGAAGCAAAGACAATGGTGGTTGGCTAATAGCGATTTTACGGAACATGAACTTGATTTGATAGTAAGCATGTCAGAGTTGTTTCAACCAGCTGTTAATTTCGACAAGTGTCGAATGCACTTGGATTGTTATAGGTCCAATTCTGATGCTCAGATTGATGGTGCTGGTTGTCCTGTTACCTGTAAGTTGTTAGTCTTGTTttttactccctccgtcccgtaGGTAGTATACGTTTGGTATTAGACGTATTTCGAGActtctataaagtatagtttcataatattttttttataatttttttagcGTGCCAAAAAGTAATGTATAGAATTCAATGAGACAGATGGAGTATACTTTTTCGGAATCTATTTGTTTGTTAATATATTGAATTTTATTTTTTGTGTGATAGATTCAGGATTAAGGAACTTGGTCAGTAAGATCAGGGATTCGGATGGGTTCTGGGAGTTATGTAGTAATGGCTATATGTCTAACCAACTGGCCAATGAAATTCTGGAGTGTGATGATTCTGATCCCTTTATTTTGTTCTACATTGGAAGAAAAGTGTTCCGAAAAACTCCTGACAATGAACAACATAGACAATGGTGGTTGGCTAATAGTGAATTTACGGAAGTTGATCTTGATTTGGTTTCAAACATGACAGACTTGTTTCGACCAGTAGATGTTTTTGATTCGGATGACTACTATCGCCAGCATCTTGAAAATCTTTATTTTTCAAACTCTGATGATCAAATTGCTGGTGCTGATTCAGCTGTTACATGTACGTTTGTTTTATGCATACATTTGCGCATTTAATTATCTGATTACTGAAGTgtattctgagatattttgttTTGTTGCAGATTCGGGATTAAGAGACTTGGTTAAAAGGATCAGGGGCTCTGCTGCATTCCGAGAGTCATTAGGCCATCTTAACTGAAGTTCATGTCCTTATTTAGACAAATTAGATCCCTAAGTATGTTTTAAGGATTCCAGTTTCTTACTTGAATAAATATTTAGAAGAGTTATAGTTCATTGCTTTAGCTTTCTCTTAGAGCATATGCACCCAATgaggattaatttattaattcaTCAATTGAATCAACGGAGTTGGTTACTATTCACTTAAAATCGACTTTTTTTCTCGGTTTTTATACACCCACATAACTCCATCAATTCATTAACAATACACCTTGTTTTTACTAATTTTATAACAATAAATGACCAAATATATAGCtgtttttttttgacaaatatggcttatagccttacaaatgagtaCCTGTTCTCATAAATCTCGGGGTGAGCGAGGATTGGTACCTGGGACGACAGGGGATAAACTCTTAATCACTTAAACTATCCAACCGTGCTCAAATATATAGTTGTTATTAAGTGTGTACAGGAGAAAAATGTGGGTCCTAGCATTTGATGGCCATTGAGAGCTCCATTGATTATTAATGTTCCTATTAATGAATCAATGGAACTTTAAAAATTGATGGGAGCAAAAATTAAGCGCTGCATATGACTTCTCCTTTGGTCCATTGATACTGCCGCTGAATCAACTAAATAGAAGAGCCGGTGCATATGCTCTTAGTATCAGTTCATGTGCTTCTTTTATAAGTGTGATATGTTTTATAGGATGAGTCCGAACTCGGAAGTAATCAGAATTAAGAAAATTTCTTTTGATTCTGTTTGATTGCGTTTTAGAAATATTTTGAAATCGTTTTGAGATGCCTAACATTTCCCTTTTTAAAATAAGTTTCATGACAAAAATGACACTCTATCATGTCAATTTTGTgatgttaattgattaattacCGAGCATCAAGccgttttttttaaaaattcttttatcGCAATCTTTTTGAAACCTAAAAGTTAACGAAGATCTTTTGTAAAAGGAAACACGAAGATCTTTTGTAAAAGGAAACGAAGATCTTTTGTTTGTGACCAATCTCATTGTTGCAAATTGCAATCCATGTTCTTTTTCTTCTAGGGTTAGGGTTCTGTGCCTGTGATCTATTTTTTTGTGCTTTATAAACATAATAACCCTTAGGTTTTGAGTTTAGTATGGTTCTTAAGGCACAAATGGCTAACCAACAGGTTAATAAACTTTTAGAGTGTGAAGGAAAATATTTAGCTGTATTAGGCTACCTTGCATTTCGAAAAACTCCTGAGAATGAGAAGAAAAGACAATGGTGGTTGGCTAATAGCGAATTTACGGAACATGATCTTGATTTGATAGTAAGCAGATATGAGTTGTTTCGTCAAATATCTCTTAAATTTGAAAAGTGTCGTATGCATTTAAATCGTTATAGGTCAAACTCTGATTCTCAGATTGATGGTGCTGATCTCCCTGTTACATGTAAGGAGACTAGTTTCCATATACTTTTTCGGAATTTGATAGTTTGATTAAACATTTCTGTATTATGAGATTTCTCGTTTGTTGTTGTTTTCACCTTTTTTGCTCATTAATTACACACACACTCACTGTCTACGGGGATAATAGCTCAACCACTGCACCAAACCTTTGTTGGCAAATAAATCCGTTACATGTAAGGAGACTAGTTTTCATATACTTTTTTGGAATTTGTTAGTTTGATTAAACATTTCTGTATTATGAGATTTCTCGTTTGTTGTTGTTTACACTTTTTTTGCTCGTtaatcacacacacacttactgTCTACAGGGGACAATAACTCAACCACTGCACCAAACCTCTGTTGGCAAATGAATCCGGATAAGGGCATTAATATTCTGCATTCCGGGAGTTATTTAGTAATGGCTCTCTGTCTAACAAACTGGCCAGTGAAATACTGGACTCTGATGAAACTGATCCATGTATTTTGTATTACCTTGGAAGAATAGTGTTCCGAAAAACTCCTGATAATGAGGAGCATAGACAATGTTGGTTGAATAATAGTGAATTTACGGAAGATGATTTTAATTTGATCTCAAGCATGTCAGACTTGTTTGGATCAATAAATGCTCCTAATTTGAAAGCGAATATAGATGCTCCTAATTCGAAAGACATTTATGTCGCGAATATAGATCGttatttttgaagcatggcagaCTTGTTTCAACCAACGAATGGTTCTAATTCGGAAGATAACTTTCGCTTGAAAATATATCGTTATCTTTCAAACTCTGAAGATCAAATTGCTGGTGCAGATTCATTACTGAAGTCCAAATAATAGGTCTCAGTATATGTTTGTAAGAATTTTATGCCCTCAAAGGGTAAAGGGCTTATACTTGTCGTCCCATGTTGCTGAGTACGTGTTTCGTGGGCTTATATCTTGTCGTCCCCTGTTGCTGAGTACGTGTTTCGTTGTTCTAAGTTAACAGCAAAGTCTCTGCTGATCTTACTGCAGTAGTAAAAGTATTTGGAACATTGTATAAAGAGAAGCCTGGGGAAAACAAATAACTAAAAGTGTTTGTTAGGCTTTTCTAATTAGAGAATTTTTCTGAACCAAAATTTGGCAAATGGCAGTCACTGAAAGAGAAAGAGACCAACTAAAAACATTACCAGTTCAACGGGATAGATAACTCTATGCTTGTGTGTCGTACAAATAATTATGTTTTTAGTTATAATTCATTGCACTTGATTAAACTTAAAGCAATAAAatcatttaaattaaataaaatataaacacaAATCAGTCCTAATTCATAAATATCTTTTTTTGCTAATTTAAATATCTTCTATTATATACTGGAAAGAAAACTTCTagataaatcaaaataaaatttattgATTTGCCGCCTATTTTCGATAAAAATATGAATTCATAAACTCTTTTATTGTATATCGGAAAGGAACCCCGCTCAATATATTTATTCTCAATCACGGGTGTTATAGTGAGACTTTAGGGGCTTATCACCGCAAGGTAACAAGTTTTCGATGTCTGGGCCAGCTTTCAGGCACTTCAACTAATCCGGAGAACTACTAGTACACTCATTTCCACCGAGCATGATAATCCACTTACTTCCGTGTCTCCTCGTAGATTCAAACTTGTTAGCTTGGGGTGATAAGCCCCTAAAGTCCTAACAAGACACCGTGGTTGAGAATAAATATATTGAGCGGCGTTCCTATGTCctataaaaaaaatatgaaatcaGGGTATAAATAAGACTCCCCAATCAAATTCCCAAACTAAATTTTTTTAAGTTCTTAGCACCTCTTCTCTATAGATCATTTGTGTTTTCTTTCCGTGCATTCTTTCCATTGTATAACTTGCCATCTATCACGAAAACCTTCCGTTAACACACACTAGTCCATGAGAGAAATGAAAATACAGAGCCTGAAAAACAACAGAGAAGCTAGCATTCATATGATGGATGCTAAAACCGAAAAAACTAGTGTTTTATTGTTACCATGGCTAGCCCATGGTCACATATCACCTTTCTTAGAACTTGGTCATCAGCTTAGCAAGAGAAACTTCAAAGTTTCTTTGTGTTCTACTAATGCAAATCTTAGTTCCATTCGAaaaaagattggtgaaaaatcTGAAATCCAGCTAGTAGAACTAAATCTCGAAAGTTTCACAAATCTTCCTTCTGAGTACCATACTACTAATGGCCTTCCACCTCATCTGATGGACACTCTGAAACGTGCTTTTGACAGGGCGGAGCCAAACTTCTCGAACATTCTCAAAATTGTCAGACCTGATTTGTTGATATATGATTTTATGCGGCCTTGGCCTGCAGATGCTGCTAAGCGACTTAAAATACCTGCTGTGCAGTTTATAGCTACTAGTTCTGCTATGACTTCTGTTATGTTGCATGTTTATAAGGCTCCGGGCTTTAAGTTCCCTTTTTCGAAGATTTATTATCGTGATTATGAGAGGGTTCATGAGGAGAAGCTAAGAATAAAGTCTGTTGAGAATGATTTGGTGATGAAAAGCCTTGAAAGATCAACTGATATAATTTTGATCAAGGGTTTTAAAGAGATGGATGGAAAATATAGTAAGTATCTCTCTGCAATGACTCAGAAGAGAGTAGTACAAGTTGGTCCCTTGGTTCAACTTCCTACTTGTAAAGATGAAAATTGCGAGATTATCCAATGGCTTAACAAGAAGGAGAAAGGGTCGACAATATTTGTGTCCTTCGGAAGTGAGTATTATCTCAACGAGGAAGATTTTGAGGAAATAGCTCGCGGTTTAATGTTGTCCATTGTTAATTTCATATGGGTGGTAAGGTTTCCGGTGGGAAAGAATATTAAGATTGAAGAGAAGCTGCCTAAAGGATTTTATGATAAAGTTGGAGACAGAGGAAAAGTTGTGGAGGGATGGGCACCACAGTCGACGATCTTGGAACACTCGAGCATTGGAGGCTTTGTTAGTCACTGTGGATGGAACTCGGTGAACGAGAGCATGTCATACGGGGTACCAATTATAGCTGCGCCCATGCAACTTGATCAGCCGATAAATGCTAGACTAGTGAACGAGGCTGGAGTGGGTATCGAGGTTCAGAGAGATTCAAATGGAAAGCTACATAGAGAGGAGATAGCTGCAGTGATCAAGAAAGTGGTTGTTGACAAAGATGGAGAAGCTGCAAGGAAGAAAGCTAAACAGATGAAGAATAAGATAAAGAGAAAAGAAGAGGAATATATTGATGAGATGGTGAAGGAATTGCTGAAAATTTGTAAAAAGAAGAATTTTTAGGACTTAATATTTGTCTCTAGTTCTTTAGATTTGTGTCTTGAGTTCTTTTACTTGCTGTTTTTTTGCCACAATCAgggataaaaaaaaattatgatagGTTCCCTGGTTTGTTTATGTGAAATTTGGTTCATAATATTATCATACAGGCACTGATTTTTCATAAGTTTTCGACTGATTCTGTTAGCTAATTGAGTCAGTACTCTGATTATTATATCAGAGTACTGATATTCTGTTAGCTATCTTACTGGAATACCTTTGTATTCAAGTATCAGAAAAGAATGTTTTTGTAAATTAGCTTAATTTAGTCGCGGAAAGTGTTTTGCAATTGAATTCAACAATGGTGGTTTGTCGAGATCAGCTACTGAGTTGGACAAGTATTATGCAGTTATCAACTGTTATAGGTCAACCTCTGATGACCAAATTCTTGGCGCAGATTCTCCTCTTACATGTACGTTTACCAGCTTTCTGCTTTCGTATATCTCTTCTCTATTTTGGTGCAGATTCTCCTCTTGCATGCACGTTTACTAGGAAGAACAGGGATTATACGCATTCTGGGAATCAAGTACACGTTAAGGCTCCGTGGCCAATGAAATTCTGGAGTCTGATGAAAAAGACCCATTTTTTTGTTCTAACCTGGAAGAAAATTGTTCCCGGAAACTCGTAGGAATGAGAGGCAGAGACACTGGTGGCTGGCTAATATGAATTCACGGAAGATGATCCTGATCTGGTATCATGCATGGCAAACTTATTTCTGCCAAGGGATGTTTTTAAGTCTGATTGCAGATATCATGAGCCTGTAAATTGTTAATTTGTTAATTTCTCATGAGCACATTTTGTCAGTTCAGATTCACCTGTAGCATGTATGTTATAAATTTGTGTATTCAATTGTTTGTTTACTAAATTCTGTTGTTACAGATTCCAGATTAAGAGACTTGGTTAAAAGGATCAGGGGCTCTGctgcatatgaagaatcattCAGCAATCCGAACCGAATTCCAAAAAATAGGTCCAACATATTCATAGGGGAATCGCCAACGAAGTGTTAATGCAGTGGTTGAGCTCTTGTACCCCTTACGGGACGTCAGAAGTTCGACTCCTATGTGTGTGTAATATAGTTAATTTAATAAGTTTCGATTTGTAGAACCTAAAAAAGTACGGAACACAAAAATCAAACACGGAATGTAACAAAAATTTAAAGCATATATTAAAATATCTTCGCGGTAAGTTCTTGTTTTTGAAAAAAAGAATGATCAGAAGTCAGAGAGCTCCTCAAACATGTGTTCTTTGGTTTTCTTGGCTATGTAAGAAGTTAATTAGTTCATACTATACAGCTTCCTCTTAGAGACTGACCCTCTGTTTCCTATATATAAGAGGACCTTAAGCTATAAATCCACAGGGTTTGAAAATCCAATCTAATACATTTTTAAGGAATATATGGCTAAGCAGCATGCTAATGAAATTCTGGAGTCTGATGAAAAAGATTTGGTGATACTGTCCTACCTTGGAACAAAAGTGTTTCGAAAAACTCCTGGGAACGAGAAGTTAAGACAATGGTGGTTGACTAATAGTGAATTTATGGAACATGATCTTGATTTGATATCAAGCATGGCTGACTTGTTTGGACCAGATATTCAGCTAGACAAGTGTCGTGCACATATGAAGCTTTATAGGTTACGCTCTGCTCAAATTGATGGCGCTGATTCTCCTGTTACATGTATGTGCTGATTCTCCTGATTCTCTGTATTATGAGATTTATTGTTGTTTTTTGTTTCAGTTTACAGTATTAAGAGATTTTTTTATTGTTACAGAATCGGGATTAAGGGACTTGGTTAAAAAGATCAGGGATTCTGCTGCATTCTGGGAATCATGTAGTGATGGCTATATGTCTAACCAACTGGCCACTGAAATTCTGGAGTCTGATGAAAACGATTCATTTATCGTGTTTTGCCTTGGAAGAAAATTGTTCCGAAAAACTCCTGACAAAGAGCAGCATAGACAATGGTGGTTGGCTAATAGTGAATTTACAGAAGATGATCTTGATTTGATACTAACCATGGCAAACTTGTTTCAACCAATGGATACTTCTCAGTTTGATCACGTAGATCGTGGACATATTAATCGTTATTGCTCAAACTCCGATGATCAATTTGTGGGTGCAGATTCGCCTGTTACATGTAAGCTAGGTTTTCTTTTAAATGTCAGATTTAGGTGTGCTTTGTAGTACTAGTTATTGAATATCTTTTGTTAATATGAGATATTTTGCTGTTGTTGTTACAGATTCAGGATTAAGAGACTTGGTTAAGAAGATCAGGGGTTCTGCTGCATTCAAGGAATCACTAGCCATTCCTAACTGAAGTTCAAAGTTTAGGTCCTTGCATATGTTAAGCTTTCCAGAATTTTAAGATTTACATTCATGTCAATTTCATGTCAAGAATGAGTCAAAACGCGTCTTAAGCTCGTATTTCTTATCGAAAATTTAAGTACATCTGATTTAAAAGTATATTGCTACTGTGTTTTCTGACTTTCTCCTTCTCTGCCTTGCTTCTCTTAGAATCCTTCAGTTTCTTCACATGCTTTTTTCTGGCATTTGAAATCTGGTAATAAGATCTTGTTCGGGGCTTCGTCTACCATCTTAAGGTTTTAGATAGACCGGTTACTtaatatggtatcagagctcggTTTCGGGAGAGACTCGGGTTCGAGTCTTCCTCTACCACCTTAAAGTTTTAGATGAACTGGTTACCTAACATTGTATCAGAGCTCGGTTTAGGGAGAGATTCGGGTTCGAGTCCTCCCACCTCCAGTTATTTAAGTAGGGACCGGTTACTAAATAAATTGATAACCTGCTTCCTTTACTCAAGTTACTGGAAAAAGTTGTGAAACTGATATACTGAATAGGTTGTTAGAATCTTGCAAGTCTAGGGAGTATACTACAAATATCGAGTAAAAATTCATAAGTTGTGAAACTGATATACTGAATGGGTTGTTAGAATCTTGCTAGTCTAGGGAGTATACTACAAATATCGAGTAAAAATTCATAATCGAACACCAAAATAATTTGCAAGTCTAGGGAGTATACTACAAATATCGAGTAAAAATTCATAAGTTGTGAATCTGATATACTGAATAGGTTGTTAGAATCTTGCAAGGGAGTATACTACAAATATCGAGTAAAAATTCATAATCGAACACCAAAATAATTCGAGGAATGTACTGCAGAGGTTAACGATGTAATTGAGGCATTCATACAAGTCAGCTGCAACATTCAGTTTTGTTTTCGCTTACTTCCTCCTACTACTCTAGGTTCCATCATTCTCAGGCTTTGAGCAGCACACTTTTGATGGCTTCAGAAAAAAAACTGCCACATTCATCTCCACTAGGCACATCATAGTTTCTATACTTAAATTCATCACTTCTCGCCATCTATTTGATTCTCTTCGTTTAATGCATCATAGTACACATCAGATCAACATTGCAGGCCTAAGAGCTGCAAAGTCTGGCTAATCGATTCTAAGCA
The Apium graveolens cultivar Ventura unplaced genomic scaffold, ASM990537v1 ctg8046, whole genome shotgun sequence genome window above contains:
- the LOC141704591 gene encoding UDP-glucosyltransferase 29-like; this translates as MDTTTKKTSVFLFPWLAYGHISPFLELGYQLAKHNFMVYLCSTPANLTSTRKKIGEGSSIQLVDLHLEELPNLPSKYHTTNGLPPHLMDTLKSAFDSAELNFSKILQTYKPDLLIYDFMRPWPAEAASRLNMPAVQFIATSSAMTSYMLHVYKSPGSDFPFSEIYYHDYERIHEEKLKIKSVENDLVMKSIERSTDIILIKGFKEIDGKYSDYLSEIAGKTVVQVGPLVQLPTRKDENSEIIQWLNKKAQGSTIFVSFGSEYFLSKEDFEEIAHGLMLADVNFIWVVRFPVGEKIRLEEELPSGFWEKVGDRGKVVEGWAPQSKILEHSSIGGFVSHCGWNSVNESMYFGVPIIALPMHLDQPVNAKLVEEIGTGVEVMRNTKGKLEREEIAAVINHVVVKKDGEPVRKKAKELKDTIKMKGDKEIVEMVKALKQILQDKSGLF
- the LOC141704590 gene encoding uncharacterized protein LOC141704590, which gives rise to MLLLKADMDIAVNKILESDEKDLAILTYLGRKVFRKTPDNKKQRQWWLANSDFTEHELDLIVSMSELFQPAVNFDKCRMHLDCYRSNSDAQIDGAGCPVTYSGLRNLVSKIRDSDGFWELCSNGYMSNQLANEILECDDSDPFILFYIGRKVFRKTPDNEQHRQWWLANSEFTEVDLDLVSNMTDLFRPVDVFDSDDYYRQHLENLYFSNSDDQIAGADSAVTYSGLRDLVKRIRGSAAFRESLGHLN
- the LOC141704592 gene encoding UDP-glucosyltransferase 29-like, which gives rise to MREMKIQSLKNNREASIHMMDAKTEKTSVLLLPWLAHGHISPFLELGHQLSKRNFKVSLCSTNANLSSIRKKIGEKSEIQLVELNLESFTNLPSEYHTTNGLPPHLMDTLKRAFDRAEPNFSNILKIVRPDLLIYDFMRPWPADAAKRLKIPAVQFIATSSAMTSVMLHVYKAPGFKFPFSKIYYRDYERVHEEKLRIKSVENDLVMKSLERSTDIILIKGFKEMDGKYSKYLSAMTQKRVVQVGPLVQLPTCKDENCEIIQWLNKKEKGSTIFVSFGSEYYLNEEDFEEIARGLMLSIVNFIWVVRFPVGKNIKIEEKLPKGFYDKVGDRGKVVEGWAPQSTILEHSSIGGFVSHCGWNSVNESMSYGVPIIAAPMQLDQPINARLVNEAGVGIEVQRDSNGKLHREEIAAVIKKVVVDKDGEAARKKAKQMKNKIKRKEEEYIDEMVKELLKICKKKNF